Proteins co-encoded in one Brassica rapa cultivar Chiifu-401-42 chromosome A02, CAAS_Brap_v3.01, whole genome shotgun sequence genomic window:
- the LOC103851489 gene encoding uncharacterized protein LOC103851489 has product MGFIRPPAVRSGGDYIESIFGEYSAGKPKPGRKLNFVTALTFLQFAFAVYATVLLYYMSPSIDLRTKPDFTWATKWAHNMRSYIVTPHVVSHFQDSNIPATLSPAEVCEYEKIDFSQKKSNDEKMIKMKRELYDDVLSFQKKNLGSESLDELMKMKSKWALNGPNKPKVTVILNHFKRKTLCAQLDSLLHQTLPFHHVWVLAFGSPNEASLRRIAGSYNDSRISFISSNYDFKYYGRFQIALQTEADLVYILDDDMIPGKKMLQMLAHVAGTEKYENSVLGSIGRILPFRQKDFTFPSYRKFRSKEAGLYLPDPAYDITLDRILQVDFLSSSWFLSAELVKALFIEKPFTFATGEDLHLSYQLQKYRNAASFVLPVDQNDKETWGDSEHRLAYVSETTVIFKNIVEVRDNQWWKALSTGYITQWAAMYPQKIDALFYAHSIDEVKALGPLLEKFRTTVGKKAYIVVSGGKFCPCEDAASALNWPKVVCSERRFKIFDLEVGAILGVSNSEVPVLQAVYSSMKGLIKIHNPSVVITVADADPNVKKALKMATETNVNGTALVLLPRASISKVLWMADLRSTALPNWNKMRVSVNIITQNRAQSLLRLLKSLSNAYYLGDEIPLSFNMDSKVDEETIKVVTTFDWPHGPKTLRRRIIQGGLIRAVSESWYPASDDDFGLLLEDDIEVSPYYYLWIKYALLAYHYDPQVSFPELSSISLYTPKIVEVVKERPKWNPTEFFKQIHPHTPYLHQLPCSWGAVFFPKQWREFYVYMNMRFTENAKENPVQIPKSRTNGWQASWKKFLIDMMYLRGYVSLYPNFPNQQSFSTNHMEPGAHIAAKDNVVKHDKTDFEVPLLMDDFRNFLPNLKLPPASKLPSLNLFNVPVSLKGLKAAGAKLGQDVLRCNNVSEIVAVNHQTGLPARCMKF; this is encoded by the exons ATGGGTTTCATCCGGCCACCGGCGGTGAGAAGCGGCGGGGATTATATAGAGAGCATTTTCGGAGAATACTCCGCCGGTAAACCAAAGCCTGGCCGGAAACTCAACTTCGTGACGGCGCTTACGTTTCTTCAGTTCGCATTTGCCGTCTACGCCACCGTGCTTCTTTACTACATGAGTCCTTCCATTGACTTACGGACCAAACCGGACTTCACTTGGGCCACTAAATGGGCCCATAACATGCGTAGCTACATTGTCACCCCTCACGTCGTCAGCCATTTCCAAGACTCTAACATTCCGGCGACGTTATCTCCGGCGGAGGTCTGCGAGTACGAGAAGATAGATTTCTCGCAGAAGAAATCAAACGACGAGAAGATGATCAAGATGAAAAGGGAGCTATACGACGACGTTTTGTCGTTCCAGAAGAAGAACCTTGGTTCCGAGAGTCTAGACGAGctgatgaagatgaagtctaAATGGGCCTTAAACGGGCCTAACAAGCCCAAAGTAACAGTGATACTAAACCACTTCAAAAGAAAAACGCTTTGCGCGCAGCTCGATTCCCTCCTCCACCAAACGCTGCCGTTTCACCATGTCTGGGTCCTTGCCTTCGGGAGCCCCAACGAAGCTTCTCTCCGGCGAATCGCCGGAAGCTACAACGACTCTCGGATCAGCTTCATCAGCTCCAACTACGACTTCAAATACTACGGAAGGTTCCAGATCGCGCTGCAAACGGAAGCCGATCTGGTCTACATCCTCGACGACGATATGATCCCCGGGAAGAAGATGCTTCAGATGCTCGCGCACGTCGCGGGGACGGAGAAGTACGAGAACTCGGTCCTGGGAAGCATCGGGAGGATTCTTCCGTTCCGGCAGAAGGATTTCACGTTTCCGAGCTATAGGAAGTTCCGATCGAAGGAGGCGGGGCTTTACTTGCCTGATCCGGCGTATGACATCACTCTAGATCGGATCCTACAGGTTGATTTTTTGTCGAGCTCGTGGTTCTTATCGGCTGAGCTTGTTAAAGCGTTGTTCATCGAAAAGCCATTCACATTCGCTACTGGCGAAGATCTTCACCTGAG CTATCAGCTTCAGAAGTACAGAAACGCAGCTTCTTTTGTTCTTCCTGTGGATCAAAATGACAAGGAGACATGGGGAGATAGTGAACATAGGCTCGCTTATGTGTCCGAGACCACAGTGATATTCAAAAACATCGTAGAAGTGAGAGACAACCAATGGTGGAAAGCGCTTTCAACGGGTTACATAACTCAATGGGCTGCAATGTATCCGCAAAAGATCGACGCTCTCTTTTACGCGCATTCGATCGATGAGGTCAAAGCACTTGGCCCATTGCTTGAAAAGTTCAGAACAACTGTTGGTAAAAAGGCTTACATCGTGGTGTCCGGTGGGAAGTTCTGTCCGTGCGAGGATGCTGCCTCGGCTTTGAACTGGCCTAAGGTGGTTTGCAGTGAGAGGAGGTTCAAGATTTTTGATTTGGAAGTTGGAGCTATCTTGGGTGTGTCGAACTCAGAGGTACCTGTGTTGCAAGCTGTGTATTCGAGCATGAAAGGGCTTATCAAGATCCATAACCCTAGCGTGGTGATCACTGTAGCTGATGCTGATCCTAATGTGAAGAAAGCTTTGAAAATGGCTACTGAAACAAACGTTAATGGTACTGCATTGGTTCTTCTCCCGAGAGCTTCTATCTCCAAGGTTCTGTGGATGGCTGATTTAAGATCAACAGCATTGCCAA ATTGGAATAAGATGAGAGTCTCAGTGAACATCATCACACAAAACCGAGCTCAATCATTATTAAGACTTCTAAAGTCTTTAAGCAATGCGTACTACCTAGGCGACGAGATACCTCTCAGCTTCAACATGGATAGCAAAGTGGATGAAGAGACAATAAAAGTAGTGACCACATTCGACTGGCCTCATGGTCCCAAAACATTAAGAAGAAGAATCATCCAAGGAGGCTTAATCCGAGCAGTGAGCGAGAGTTGGTATCCAGCCTCTGATGATGACTTTGGTCTCTTACTTGAAGACGACATCGAAGTCTCTCCTTACTACTACCTTTGGATCAAATACGCTCTCCTCGCTTACCACTACGACCCTCAAGTATCTTTCCCGGAGCTCTCCTCCATCTCTCTTTACACACCAAAGATCGTAGAGGTAGTTAAAGAGAGACCTAAATGGAACCCAACAGAGTTCTTCAAACAGATCCATCCACACACACCTTACCTCCACCAGTTACCTTGCAGCTGGGGAGCTGTGTTCTTCCCAAAGCAGTGGAGAGAGTTCTACGTCTACATGAACATGAGATTCACCGAAAACGCTAAAGAAAACCCGGTTCAGATACCTAAATCAAGAACCAACGGTTGGCAAGCTTCTTGGAAGAAGTTCTTGATCGACATGATGTACCTTAGAGGTTACGTTAGTCTCTACCCTAACTTCCCTAACCAACAAAGCTTCTCGACCAACCACATGGAGCCAGGAGCTCACATTGCAGCCAAAGACAATGTGGTGAAACACGACAAAACTGATTTCGAAGTTCCTTTGCTTATGGATGATTTTAGAAACTTCTTGCCGAACCTGAAACTCCCTCCGGCATCGAAGCTTCCATCACTTAACCTCTTTAACGTCCCGGTTTCTCTTAAAGGTCTTAAAGCTGCAGGAGCTAAGCTTGGTCAAGACGTTCTTCGTTGCAACAATGTCTCTGAGATTGTTGCTGTTAATCATCAAACAGGTTTACCAGCTAGGTGCATGAAGTTCTGA
- the LOC103851488 gene encoding homeobox-leucine zipper protein REVOLUTA — translation MEMMEVANHGERSTSDSMNRHLDSNGKYVRYTSEQVEALERVYSECPKPSSLRRQQLIRECSILANIEPKQIKVWFQNRRCRDKQRKEASRLQSVNRKLSAMNKLLMEENDRLQKQVSQLVCENGYMKQQLTTVVNDVSCDSVVTTPQHSLRDANSHAGLISIAEETLAEFLSKATGTAVDWVQMPGMKPGPDSVGIFAISQRCSGVAARACGLVSLEPLKIAEILKDRPSWYRECRSLEVYTMFPAGNGGTIELVYMQTYAPTTLAPARDFWTLRYTTSLDNGSYVVCERSLSGSGAGPSPASASQFVRAEMLSSGYLIRPCDGGGSIIHIVDHLNLEAWSVPDVLRPLYESSKVVAQKMTISALRYIRQLAQESNGELVYGLGKQPAVLRTFSQRLSRGFNDAVNGFGDDGWSTMHCDGAEDIILAINSTKHLSNISSSLSFLGGVLCAKATMLLQNVPPAVLIQFLREHRSEWADFHVDAYSAATLKAGAFAYPGVRPTRFTGSQIIMPLGHTIEHEEMLEVVRLEGHSLAQEDAFMSRDVHLLQICTGIDENAVGACSELIFAPINEIFPDDAPLVPSGFRVIPIDAKTGDAQDLITSNHRTLDLTSSLEVGPSPETASGNSSSSCSSSRCILTIAFQFPFEPNLQENVAGMACQYVRSVISSVQRVAMAISPSGISPGLGSKLSPGSPEAVTLSQWISQSYTHHFGSELVTIDSLESNDSVLKLIWNHQDAILCCTLKPQPVFMFANQAGLDMLETTLVALQDITLEKIFDESGRKALCSDFAKLMQQGFACLPSGICLSTMGRHVTYEQAVAWKVFAFENDNNNNNLHCLAFSFVNWSFV, via the exons ATGGAGATGATGGAGGTGGCTAATCACGGAGAAAGAAGCACCTCTGACAGCATGAACAGACATTTAGACAGTAACGGTAAGTACGTTAGGTACACGTCTGAGCAAGTAGAGGCCCTCGAGCGTGTCTACTCCGAGTGTCCTAAACCAAGCTCCCTCCGGCGTCAGCAGCTGATCCGTGAATGTTCCATTTTGGCCAACATCGAGCCTAAGCAGATCAAGGTCTGGTTTCAAAACCGGAG GTGTAGAGATAAGCAGAGGAAAGAGGCGTCGAGGCTACAGAGCGTGAACAGGAAGCTTTCGGCGATGAATAAACTGTTGATGGAGGAGAATGATAGACTCCAGAAGCAAGTTTCTCAGCTTGTTTGTGAAAATGGATATATGAAACAGCAGCTAACTACTGTT GTGAACGATGTAAGCTGTGACTCTGTGGTCACAACTCCTCAGCATTCTCTTAGAGACGCTAATAGTCATGCTGG atTGATCTCGATAGCAGAGGAGACATTGGCAGAGTTCCTATCCAAGGCTACAGGAACTGCTGTTGATTGGGTTCAGATGCCCGGGATGAAG CCTGGTCCGGATTCGGTTGGAATCTTTGCTATTTCGCAAAGATGCAGTGGAGTGGCAGCTCGAGCCTGTGGTCTTGTCAGTTTAGAACCATTGAAG ATTGCAGAGATCCTCAAAGACCGGCCATCATGGTACCGTGAATGTAGGAGCCTTGAAGTATACACTATGTTCCCAGCAGGTAATGGCGGCACCATTGAGCTTGTGTATATGCAG ACTTATGCACCAACGACTCTGGCTCCTGCCCGCGATTTCTGGACCCTGAGATACACAACTAGCCTCGACAATGGCAGTTATGTGGTATGTGAGAGGTCACTTTCTGGTTCTGGAGCTGGTCCTAGCCCTGCTTCAGCTTCTCAGTTCGTGAGAGCAGAAATGCTTTCTAGTGGGTATTTAATAAGACCTTGTGATGGTGGAGGTTCAATTATTCACATTGTTGATCACCTTAATCTTGAG GCTTGGAGTGTTCCTGATGTGCTTAGACCCCTTTATGAGTCATCCAAAGTCGTTGCACAAAAGATGACCATCTCC GCATTGAGGTATATTAGACAATTAGCGCAGGAGTCTAATGGTGAACTAGTGTATGGATTAGGAAAGCAGCCTGCTGTTCTTAGAACCTTTAGCCAAAGATTAAGCAG GGGTTTTAATGATGCGGTTAATGGGTTTGGTGATGACGGGTGGTCTACAATGCATTGTGATGGAGCCGAAGACATCATCCTTGCTATTAACTCTACTAAGCATTTGAGTAATATTTCTAGCTCTCTTTCGTTTCTTGGAGGTGTGCTTTGTGCCAAGGCTACAATGCTTCTCCAA AATGTTCCTCCTGCGGTTTTGATCCAGTTTCTAAGAGAGCATCGGTCCGAGTGGGCTGATTTTCATGTTGATGCATATTCTGCTGCGACGCTTAAAGCAGGTGCCTTTGCTTATCCGGGAGTGAGGCCTACAAGGTTCACAGGGAGCCAAATCATTATGCCTCTAGGGCATACTATAGAACACGAAGAA ATGCTTGAAGTTGTTAGATTAGAAGGTCATTCTCTTGCACAAGAAGATGCGTTTATGTCCCGGGATGTTCATCTTCTTCAG ATATGTACTGGGATTGATGAGAATGCAGTTGGAGCTTGTTCAGAACTAATCTTTGCTCCTATTAATGAGATATTTCCTGATGATGCTCCACTTGTTCCTTCTGGCTTCCGAGTCATACCAATTGATGCCAAAACC GGAGATGCGCAGGACCTAATAACGTCTAACCACCGGACATTAGACTTAACTTCTAGCCTTGAAGTTGGTCCATCACCAGAGACTGCTTCTGGAAACTCTTCATCTAGCTGCTCAAGCTCGAGATGTATCCTCACTATCGCGTTTCAGTTCCCTTTTGAACCCAACTTGCAAGAAAATGTGGCTGGTATGGCTTGTCAGTATGTGAGGAGCGTGATCTCATCGGTTCAACGTGTTGCAATGGCCATCTCACCGTCTGGGATAAGCCCGGGTCTGGGCTCTAAGTTGTCACCGGGGTCTCCTGAAGCTGTAACTCTTTCCCAGTGGATCTCCCAAAGCTACAC TCACCACTTTGGTTCGGAGTTAGTGACGATTGACTCACTTGAAAGCAATGACTCGGTGTTGAAACTTATATGGAATCACCAAGATGCTATCTTGTGTTGCACGTTAAAG CCTCAACCAGTGTTTATGTTCGCGAACCAAGCTGGTTTAGACATGCTAGAGACAACGCTTGTAGCCTTACAAGACATTACACTCGAGAAAATCTTTGATGAATCTGGTCGAAAGGCTCTCTGCTCCGACTTCGCCAAGCTCATGCAACAG GGATTTGCGTGCTTGCCTTCAGGAATCTGTTTGTCTACAATGGGGAGACATGTCACTTATGAACAAGCTGTTGCTTGGAAAGTGTTTGCATTTGAAAACgacaacaacaataataatctACACTGTCTTGCTTTCTCTTTTGTAAACTGGTCGTTTGTGTAG